From Camelina sativa cultivar DH55 chromosome 5, Cs, whole genome shotgun sequence:
ttttgatagattttagggaagttcatatgatttttggtaaaattctttcaaatcccacctaaaactatgagatttggatttttgtttttttaactaaacaaatcctctcaaatcctccagaatctctaaaacttattaaaatccaaatccacaaactgttttgaataacagtggattttaaagtagatttttaaatcatcagttcattaACGGTGGATTTCAggagaatttttaaaatccatgattgaataacataggatttgtaacttttacacaaatcacttaaaatgtcaagttgaatacacccccttaaACTTTCacactcttttaattttttggaagatgatcataaaatattattatatatacacactatttttttttcttttaaaaatgatccTTAGCTTGTAAAATACAACATTAATCATGGATGAATTATGTCACTGTATATGATATCAATTAAAccaaatatccaaaattttgaagaaaCCCCAACTATTTGTAAACTTTCATACACAAATACTATTTTTGTATTGTGTGTTAATAATTTAGGCCTTCAAtgaatttttctcaaaacaaaaatcagattttttttttatttgtttgagaACAAATTACACATTAACCTTAGCTTGTAAAATACAACATTAATCATGGAAGAATTATTTCTCTGTACATGATATCAATTACTCTCAACGGTGCAGAATCAAAATGTATGCTAGTGTTTAGTGTACAGAAACGAAAATAGACACTAAAATTAGATAACTAGCGTTAAAAGCATCATGTGCAAAAAAGCTATGACACCAACTCATAAGGACGTTTATGAGTCTCAAATTTCTTAAATGCCTAAACTACAAAACCATATGCATAAATTGCTGAATATAGAAACATTGCATACAAAGTTGAAGAggtgaaaaattaaaaattaaaacaaattaagaaaattcagGGAATCTTTAGTTGTGATGACAGTAAGAAATATCAAATGAAAATTGGGATACTAATTgaccaacatcatcatcatcatcttccccaagttttataaaaaaggaaagaagctTTTCTCCTCATTTCATCTTCcccaagttttaaaaaaaaagcttttgaactcttcaaaaatttcTCTACATTTCATCTTCTTGATACACTATGTCTATCATGCTTTTCCTCATTTTCTTTCTATCCATCATCTCTCCAATTCAGATGGATTCTCCTAAATGTGCTAAGTTCTCAAAGTTTCCCACCAAGGGATACTCCATGGTGTTCAAGGTATCTCTTCAAGGTTGTGGAAGGTTCACAAAGATCCAAGATGCCATTAATGCAAGCATTGGCTCAACTGTAACCAAGACCCTCATACTCATTGATTTTGGAATCTATAGGTTAGTCTTTCACTctaatcttcttccttttccttaTAATATTTAGATGTCCTGTGGTgtctaatcatatatatatttttgttagggAGAGAGTTTTTGTTCCTAAGAACAAGAACAACCTTGTGATGCAAGGTATGGGGTTCTTAAGGACATCTATTGAATGGAACAACACAGCTTCTTCATCCCATGGAACATCTGAAAGCTTCTCAGTGGCTCTCTATGGAGATCAATTCACTGCCAAAAACATAAGTTTCAAGGTAAGTTGTCTCATTTTGAAGTATAATTTACTGATTTTCGTATATCATTTTCTCTGATTTTCTTATATCATATTCTCTGATTTTCTTATATCATTTTGAAGTATAATTTATTAGTTCTATGGAAATTTTTGTTAAGTTGTCTCATTTTAATAACAGAGAAATTTTTTTGCTTGGAACTTAAGATACTGGTAAAATAAGTAAAGTggtctttgttctgttttatggttttaaagAGATGTATCATCATTCGTAGATAGTTTAAATTTGATAGAGTATCTAATTAAAAACTTCCTCTGTTTTATGGTTTCTAATGATTGTCTCTCTTTCTTACACAAAATTTTGAGAtattgtttcctctgttttatagTTTCTAATGAATTATTTACTTCGTTGGTGGATAGTTAGACTTAATTGATGTATCTAACAAaattttctctctgttttattgGTATCTAATGATTTTTTCCCCTGTTTTATGGCTTCTAATAAACTTCTCTACCCTTAACGTTTTGTCATTTGCATGGTATAAGAACACGTCTCCCGCACCCAACCCCGGAGCAGTCGNNNNNNNNNNNNNNNNNNNNNNNNNNNNNNNNNNNNNNNNNNNNNNNNNNNNNNNNNNNNNNNNNNNNNNNNNNNNNNNNNNNNNNNNNNNNNNNNNNNNNNNNNNNNNNNNNNNNNNNNNNNNNNNNNNNNNNNNNNNNNNNNNNNNNNNNNNNNNNNNNNNNNNNNNNNNNNNNNNNNNNNNNNNNNNNNNNNNNNNNNNNNNNNNNNNNNNNNNNNNNNNNNNNNNNNNNNNNNNNNNNNNNNNNNNNNNNNNNNNNNNNNNNNNNNNNNNNNNNNNNNNNNNNNNNNNNNNNNNNNNNNNNNNNNNNNNNNNNNNNNNNNNNNNNNNNNNNNNNNNNNNNNNNNNNNNNNNNNNNNNNNNNNNNNNNNNNNNNNNNNNNNNNNNNNNNNNNNNNNNNNNNNNNNNNNNNNNNNNNNNNNNNNNNNNNNNNNNNNNNNNNNNNNNNNNNNNNNNNNNNNNNNNNNNNNNNNNNNNNNNNNNNNNNNNNNNNNNNNNNNN
This genomic window contains:
- the LOC104788961 gene encoding putative pectinesterase 14, with amino-acid sequence MSIMLFLIFFLSIISPIQMDSPKCAKFSKFPTKGYSMVFKVSLQGCGRFTKIQDAINASIGSTVTKTLILIDFGIYRERVFVPKNKNNLVMQGMGFLRTSIEWNNTASSSHGTSESFSVALYGDQFTAKNISFKNTSPAPNPGADCIIHSVAKENTIGCITANGRNTLRDRTGFVFVNCQIKGSAKVWLGRAWRPYSRVVFSKTYMSKVVSLDGWNDMEHHSSQKTVYYGEHRCYGPGVNHSQRVPYGKQLTDSEAAPFTNISFIDGDQWL